A window of Drosophila subobscura isolate 14011-0131.10 chromosome E, UCBerk_Dsub_1.0, whole genome shotgun sequence contains these coding sequences:
- the LOC117892240 gene encoding Fanconi anemia group I protein homolog isoform X2, which produces MSRDTLEQQVRKYGEKGQRSELQLLIKNTSVKQLTDTLNATISRSEGISFWNYFLLACDTESEESKKKRFALVRCFMDGLRSVELNYKQSFDLITRLARDLPTFSADELAWIIEHCVDGMRQGDAKCVGWKDLLPDSLALLSATPRFVLNGVATDGTEYRNRTVNSICTMRWPSSILTPIADMFKAIDLSNGEILTVLNKFSGVLQELSPMELPALCFQLFSMCQSASQLIIPLLALEKYFHRNYYKRLFSDMCSNSTDFDSIDPFSDKELREAEETILHHLNYCTMYKLTEKQLAAMLRNFSHLPDVILTPFMLSAIISMTSVNRDPESARISRSILLPFLRNVIKNNEEEITLAGYSVWYRDSLQRKQVDLQQVFAVLIDQNKDGKDVITPGLVHLVFFLLKSQSPKMHTLAITFLTKFIRKRFIFGQGIIKLLSEWMIVYQDQNQFSDCLTLLSVADTYTVSECTKPIQTVMEHMLWLPGEQAMRMMNFLLPLLKISNRVRDTLIDVLCKAMSSSGIQKRRMAIYGFCMILKQLNNSNALRQTSTSTTSFCTQQSISGYSMMTQNSLGTRSNPQRNFDMLTLEIIGMLRNCLQQQFDIRCTLYENLQRAVELNAKLVPHILQVIDWHFRSFFDTPSAEEAGDDLDTVFRIRYDKLVSASDQLHMEVQLKDNLGKLVQFVANCLVAFERASSGYDTREICRLLTLCVQRMVANRLTTDDISPPATHLKCALVLQQLNLIEGIISHLLLLAKPSNDAICNILPLFKQHCKLLDDLKTLAGSSKKLQKQSKKTASNDTTTSFANLTLNGVPTKSMCTQPENIWDLAILDKLLHLLLDDIVPFAAAEKTIQLRSNESLVRYVLQTTAEKVKNIRLEPDYKQLAYSKRTFKQLTDITKVIYERCILRLSELWRNFDMQTSSLAALCFVECLRTAHETYSKKFKEFVNGFDMSFLNKSKAVTYVVQDVVSEFMKEYASDDSLKNDTITARLPVCLLESLEILFDHIDYGERAVTESYAWLLNFCRTYELVNPEMGLVHHLLFIQRQKTHSGPFFDSIARQLGHVLGALNDDISIDLPDPSLKSISTVTAESCLQHLYAAVQKQLLNVEYFVVKANNLSYNCQLVPECDQSYWRGKLDVMERSICTQIILISRTLLALTNVCIPLGPSMDGLMKLLIQHYVCLKNLTKHYLSCCTSDESIANMRSTKFELLLREVGKQLPANVYELITYIEANTLDEDALQQLKTRKPSVQAQRAKVLRETRLIPKVIMVIEDFNKHIILLSKKTKTFNRLTDYLHLGTMRDFDIKSTDLKAAIERSLSDTHEIAEDDCTREDMEDTDRSNDSNNEQEAEPVQAPNKRQRRRRVVSIDTEESKPNRKAMMSRKATKSS; this is translated from the exons atgTCGCGGGATACGCTTGAGCAGCAGGTGCGGAAGTATGGCGAAAAAGGGCAGAGAAGTGAACTGCAGTTGCTTATTAAAAATACTTCCGTAAAACAG TTAACAGACACTCTGAATGCCACCATATCCCGAAGTGAAGGTATCAGTTTCTGGAACTACTTTCTGCTCGCTTGCGACACCGAGAGCGAAGAGTCCAAGAAGAAACGTTTCGCGCTGGTTCGCTGCTTTATGGATGGACTGCGTAGTGTAGAACTGAACTATAAGCAATCCTTCGATCTGATCACACGATTAGCCCGGGACCTGCCCACATTCTCTGCTGATGAATTGGCCTGGATTATTGAGCACTGTGTGGATGGCATGCGACAGGGAGACGCAAAATGCGTTGGTTGGAAGGATTTGTTGCCAGATTCGCTTGCTCTGCTTTCGGCAACTCCACGTTTTGTTCTCAATGGAGTAGCCACTGATGGAACCGAGTATAGAAATCGTACAGTGAATAGTATATGCACCATGCGATGGCCGTCTTCAATTCTGACCCCCATTGCCGACATGTTCAA GGCCATAGACCTCAGCAACGGGGAAATCTTAACAGTGTTAAATAAATTCTCTGGGGTTCTGCAGGAGCTATCGCCAATGGAGTTACCAGCTCTGTGCTTCCAGCTCTTTTCCATGTGCCAAAGTGCCTCACAGCTGATTATTCCGCTCCTGGCGTTGGAGAAATATTTCCACCGCAATTACTATAAGCGCTTGTTCTCAGACATGTGCAGTAATTCAACAGATTTCGACAGCATTG ATCCTTTTTCGGACAAAGAGCTGCGGGAGGCAGAAGAGACTATACTCCACCATTTGAATTATTGTACTATGTACAAGTTGACTGAGAAACAACTGGCTGCCATGCTGAGG AACTTCTCGCATTTGCCCGATGTCATTCTCACGCCATTCATGCTTAGCGCTATTATTTCGATGACCAGCGTGAATCGTGATCCAGAATCTGCGCGCATCTCTCGATCCATTTTGCTGCCATTCTTGCGAAATGTCATTAAGAATAATGAGGAAGAAATAACGTTAGCAGGCTACTCCGTGTGGTACCGTGATTCGTTACAGCGCAAACAAGTCGACTTGCAGCAGGTCTTCGCGGTGCTTATAGATCAGAACAAAGATGGAAAAGATGTGATAACACCAGGCCTAGTCCACCTAGTATTTTTCCTGCTTAAATCGCAGTCTCCAAAAATGCATACGCTTGCCATTACTTTTTTAACCAAGTTTATTCGCAAACGTTTCATCTTTGGGCAAGGCATCATTAAACTCCTCTCCGAGTGGATGATTGTATATCAAGATCAAAACCAGTTTTCCG aCTGTTTAACATTGTTAAGTGTAGCGGACACGTACACGGTCTCTGAGTGCACAAAACCCATCCAGACAGTTATGGAGCATATGCTATGG CTGCCTGGAGAACAAGCAATGCGCATGATGAACTTTCTTTTGCCTCTGCTGAAGATATCCAATCGAGTACGAGACACCCTGATTGATGTTCTGTGCAAAGCAATGAGTTCTAG CGGCATTCAAAAACGTCGGATGGCTATTTACGGATTTTGCATGATCCTCAAACAGCTTAACAACAGTAACGCACTGCGTCAGACAAGCACAAGTACAACCAGCTTCTGCACGCAGCAGAGCATTTCCGGGTACTCAATGATGACACAAAATAGCCTCGGAACACGAAGCAATCCCCAACGCAATTTTGACATGCTTACCCTGGAAATTATTGGAATGCTGCGAAATtgtttgcagcagcagtttgaCATACGATGTACGCTCTATGAAA ATCTGCAGCGGGCCGTGGAGCTAAATGCTAAACTTGTGCCTCATATTTTACAAGTGATTGATTGGCATTTTCGAAGCTTCTTTGACACTCCCTCTGCAGAAGAAGCTGGCGACGACTTGGACACAGTATTTCGTATACGTTACGATAAGCTGGTTAGTGCCAGCGATCAGCTACATATGGAAGTTCAGCTTAAAGATAATCTAGGAAAGTTGGTACAATTCGTCGCTAACTGCTTGGTAGCCTTTGAGCGGGCTTCGTCGGGCTATGACACTCGTGAGATTTGTCGGCTCTTGACCTTATGCGTGCAACGAATGGTTGCCAACAGATTGACAACAGACGACATT TCACCTCCTGCCACGCACCTAAAATGTGCTCTAGTATTGCAGCAACTCAATCTTATTGAAGGAATCATTTCCCATTTGTTGCTTCTTGCCAAACCAAGCAACGATGCCATATGTAACATTTTGCCGCTATTTAAGCAGCATTGCAAGCTGCTAGACGATCTAAAGACTTTGGCTGGCTCCTCCAAGAAGTTACAGAAGCAATCAAAGAAAACAGCCAGCAATGATACGACAACTTCCTTTGCCAACCTAACTTTAAATGGAGTACCAACGAAAAGCATGTGTACACAGCCTGAGAATATATGGGACTTGGCTATATTGGATAAGCTGCTTCATCTACTACTCGA TGACATTGTTCCATTTGCCGCTGCTGAGAAAACGATTCAGTTGCGATCTAATGAATCTTTGGTGCGTTATGTGCTGCAGACTACAGccgaaaaagtgaaaaatattCGCCTTGAACCTGATTATAAGCAACTAGCTTACAGCAAACGTACATTCAAGCAGTTAACAGACATCACCAAAGTTATTTATGAACGCTGCATTCTTCGCTTGTCCGAGCTGTGGCGAAACTTTGACATGCAGACCTCCTCTCTGGCGGCTCTATGTTTTGTAGAGTGCCTACGAACAGCGCACGAAACGTATTCAAAGAAGTTCAAGGAATTCGTCAATGGATTTG ATATGTCTTTCCTGAACAAGAGCAAAGCAGTGACATACGTTGTCCAGGATGTGGTGAGCGAGTTTATGAAAGAGTATGCAAGTGATGACTCACTCAAAAATGATACCATTACCGCGAGATTGCCGGTATGCCTTCTGGAGTCATTGGAAATTCTTTTTGACCATATAGATTATGGAGAGCGTGCGGTAACTGAGTCCTATGCTTGGCTCCTCAATTTTTGTCGTACTTATGAGTTGGTGAATCCCGAAATGGGCTTGGTGCACCACCTTCTATTTATCCAGCGCCAGAAAACGCACTCGGGTCCCTTTTTTGATAGCATTGCCAGACAACTGGGGCATGTGCTTGGTGCTCTTAATGATGACATATCAATAGATCTCCCAGATCCAAGTCTAAAGTCGATAAGCACAGTGACAGCCGAGAGCTGTTTGCAGCATCTCTATGCTGCCGTCCAGAAGCAGCTTCTAAATGTAGAATACTTCGTCGTAAAGGCCAACAATTTAAGCTACAACTGCCAGCTAGTGCCTGAGTGTGATCAAAGTTATTGGCGTGGAAAACTAGATGTCATGGAACGTTCTATTTGCACTCAAATAATACTTATTTCGCGCACGCTCCTGGCTCTCACCAATGTCTGTATTCCCCTGGGACCTTCTATGGATGGACTAATGAAGTTGTTGATACAGCACTATGTATGCCTAAAGAACCTGACGAAGCACTATTTGTCCTGCTGCACATCAGATGAAAGCATTGCCAACATGCGAAGCACTAA ATTCGAATTGCTTCTACGAGAAGTGGGAAAGCAACTCCCGGCCAATGTCTATGAACTTATTACTTACATAGAAGCAAATACTCTGGATGAGGAcgcactgcagcagctcaaGACACGGAAGCCCAGCGTACAGGCACAGCGCGCAAAAGTGCTGCGAGAGACTCGCCTTATTCCCAAAGTAATAATGGTCATTGAGGACTTCAACAAGCACATTATTCTATTGTCTAAGAAGACCAAAACCTTCAATAGACTAACAGATTATCTACATCTGGGCACCATGCGAGACTTTGACATCAAATCAACTGATCTCAAAGCGGCAATAGAACGTAGTTTATCGGACACACATGAAATCGCTGAAGACGACTGTACTAGAGAGGATATGGAGGATACTGATCGTTCTAATGATTCAAACAATGAGCAGGAGGCGGAACCAGTACAAGCCCCTAACAAGAGACAGCGACGAAGACGAGTTGTTAGCATTGATACGGAGGAGTC GAAACCAAACCGCAAAGCAATGATGAGCAGGAAAGCAACGAAGAGCAGTTAG
- the LOC117892240 gene encoding Fanconi anemia group I protein homolog isoform X1, with the protein MSRDTLEQQVRKYGEKGQRSELQLLIKNTSVKQLTDTLNATISRSEGISFWNYFLLACDTESEESKKKRFALVRCFMDGLRSVELNYKQSFDLITRLARDLPTFSADELAWIIEHCVDGMRQGDAKCVGWKDLLPDSLALLSATPRFVLNGVATDGTEYRNRTVNSICTMRWPSSILTPIADMFKAIDLSNGEILTVLNKFSGVLQELSPMELPALCFQLFSMCQSASQLIIPLLALEKYFHRNYYKRLFSDMCSNSTDFDSIDPFSDKELREAEETILHHLNYCTMYKLTEKQLAAMLRNFSHLPDVILTPFMLSAIISMTSVNRDPESARISRSILLPFLRNVIKNNEEEITLAGYSVWYRDSLQRKQVDLQQVFAVLIDQNKDGKDVITPGLVHLVFFLLKSQSPKMHTLAITFLTKFIRKRFIFGQGIIKLLSEWMIVYQDQNQFSDCLTLLSVADTYTVSECTKPIQTVMEHMLWLPGEQAMRMMNFLLPLLKISNRVRDTLIDVLCKAMSSSGIQKRRMAIYGFCMILKQLNNSNALRQTSTSTTSFCTQQSISGYSMMTQNSLGTRSNPQRNFDMLTLEIIGMLRNCLQQQFDIRCTLYENLQRAVELNAKLVPHILQVIDWHFRSFFDTPSAEEAGDDLDTVFRIRYDKLVSASDQLHMEVQLKDNLGKLVQFVANCLVAFERASSGYDTREICRLLTLCVQRMVANRLTTDDISPPATHLKCALVLQQLNLIEGIISHLLLLAKPSNDAICNILPLFKQHCKLLDDLKTLAGSSKKLQKQSKKTASNDTTTSFANLTLNGVPTKSMCTQPENIWDLAILDKLLHLLLDDIVPFAAAEKTIQLRSNESLVRYVLQTTAEKVKNIRLEPDYKQLAYSKRTFKQLTDITKVIYERCILRLSELWRNFDMQTSSLAALCFVECLRTAHETYSKKFKEFVNGFDMSFLNKSKAVTYVVQDVVSEFMKEYASDDSLKNDTITARLPVCLLESLEILFDHIDYGERAVTESYAWLLNFCRTYELVNPEMGLVHHLLFIQRQKTHSGPFFDSIARQLGHVLGALNDDISIDLPDPSLKSISTVTAESCLQHLYAAVQKQLLNVEYFVVKANNLSYNCQLVPECDQSYWRGKLDVMERSICTQIILISRTLLALTNVCIPLGPSMDGLMKLLIQHYVCLKNLTKHYLSCCTSDESIANMRSTKFELLLREVGKQLPANVYELITYIEANTLDEDALQQLKTRKPSVQAQRAKVLRETRLIPKVIMVIEDFNKHIILLSKKTKTFNRLTDYLHLGTMRDFDIKSTDLKAAIERSLSDTHEIAEDDCTREDMEDTDRSNDSNNEQEAEPVQAPNKRQRRRRVVSIDTEESQPKRRRRPKAKEVQETKPQSNDEQESNEEQLETVQKTPKSTRTTKQLTKKSSRLLDEDTNTKESAEEPGPTEQRTKDIRKSQEREPREKRRRIGLLRPGKK; encoded by the exons atgTCGCGGGATACGCTTGAGCAGCAGGTGCGGAAGTATGGCGAAAAAGGGCAGAGAAGTGAACTGCAGTTGCTTATTAAAAATACTTCCGTAAAACAG TTAACAGACACTCTGAATGCCACCATATCCCGAAGTGAAGGTATCAGTTTCTGGAACTACTTTCTGCTCGCTTGCGACACCGAGAGCGAAGAGTCCAAGAAGAAACGTTTCGCGCTGGTTCGCTGCTTTATGGATGGACTGCGTAGTGTAGAACTGAACTATAAGCAATCCTTCGATCTGATCACACGATTAGCCCGGGACCTGCCCACATTCTCTGCTGATGAATTGGCCTGGATTATTGAGCACTGTGTGGATGGCATGCGACAGGGAGACGCAAAATGCGTTGGTTGGAAGGATTTGTTGCCAGATTCGCTTGCTCTGCTTTCGGCAACTCCACGTTTTGTTCTCAATGGAGTAGCCACTGATGGAACCGAGTATAGAAATCGTACAGTGAATAGTATATGCACCATGCGATGGCCGTCTTCAATTCTGACCCCCATTGCCGACATGTTCAA GGCCATAGACCTCAGCAACGGGGAAATCTTAACAGTGTTAAATAAATTCTCTGGGGTTCTGCAGGAGCTATCGCCAATGGAGTTACCAGCTCTGTGCTTCCAGCTCTTTTCCATGTGCCAAAGTGCCTCACAGCTGATTATTCCGCTCCTGGCGTTGGAGAAATATTTCCACCGCAATTACTATAAGCGCTTGTTCTCAGACATGTGCAGTAATTCAACAGATTTCGACAGCATTG ATCCTTTTTCGGACAAAGAGCTGCGGGAGGCAGAAGAGACTATACTCCACCATTTGAATTATTGTACTATGTACAAGTTGACTGAGAAACAACTGGCTGCCATGCTGAGG AACTTCTCGCATTTGCCCGATGTCATTCTCACGCCATTCATGCTTAGCGCTATTATTTCGATGACCAGCGTGAATCGTGATCCAGAATCTGCGCGCATCTCTCGATCCATTTTGCTGCCATTCTTGCGAAATGTCATTAAGAATAATGAGGAAGAAATAACGTTAGCAGGCTACTCCGTGTGGTACCGTGATTCGTTACAGCGCAAACAAGTCGACTTGCAGCAGGTCTTCGCGGTGCTTATAGATCAGAACAAAGATGGAAAAGATGTGATAACACCAGGCCTAGTCCACCTAGTATTTTTCCTGCTTAAATCGCAGTCTCCAAAAATGCATACGCTTGCCATTACTTTTTTAACCAAGTTTATTCGCAAACGTTTCATCTTTGGGCAAGGCATCATTAAACTCCTCTCCGAGTGGATGATTGTATATCAAGATCAAAACCAGTTTTCCG aCTGTTTAACATTGTTAAGTGTAGCGGACACGTACACGGTCTCTGAGTGCACAAAACCCATCCAGACAGTTATGGAGCATATGCTATGG CTGCCTGGAGAACAAGCAATGCGCATGATGAACTTTCTTTTGCCTCTGCTGAAGATATCCAATCGAGTACGAGACACCCTGATTGATGTTCTGTGCAAAGCAATGAGTTCTAG CGGCATTCAAAAACGTCGGATGGCTATTTACGGATTTTGCATGATCCTCAAACAGCTTAACAACAGTAACGCACTGCGTCAGACAAGCACAAGTACAACCAGCTTCTGCACGCAGCAGAGCATTTCCGGGTACTCAATGATGACACAAAATAGCCTCGGAACACGAAGCAATCCCCAACGCAATTTTGACATGCTTACCCTGGAAATTATTGGAATGCTGCGAAATtgtttgcagcagcagtttgaCATACGATGTACGCTCTATGAAA ATCTGCAGCGGGCCGTGGAGCTAAATGCTAAACTTGTGCCTCATATTTTACAAGTGATTGATTGGCATTTTCGAAGCTTCTTTGACACTCCCTCTGCAGAAGAAGCTGGCGACGACTTGGACACAGTATTTCGTATACGTTACGATAAGCTGGTTAGTGCCAGCGATCAGCTACATATGGAAGTTCAGCTTAAAGATAATCTAGGAAAGTTGGTACAATTCGTCGCTAACTGCTTGGTAGCCTTTGAGCGGGCTTCGTCGGGCTATGACACTCGTGAGATTTGTCGGCTCTTGACCTTATGCGTGCAACGAATGGTTGCCAACAGATTGACAACAGACGACATT TCACCTCCTGCCACGCACCTAAAATGTGCTCTAGTATTGCAGCAACTCAATCTTATTGAAGGAATCATTTCCCATTTGTTGCTTCTTGCCAAACCAAGCAACGATGCCATATGTAACATTTTGCCGCTATTTAAGCAGCATTGCAAGCTGCTAGACGATCTAAAGACTTTGGCTGGCTCCTCCAAGAAGTTACAGAAGCAATCAAAGAAAACAGCCAGCAATGATACGACAACTTCCTTTGCCAACCTAACTTTAAATGGAGTACCAACGAAAAGCATGTGTACACAGCCTGAGAATATATGGGACTTGGCTATATTGGATAAGCTGCTTCATCTACTACTCGA TGACATTGTTCCATTTGCCGCTGCTGAGAAAACGATTCAGTTGCGATCTAATGAATCTTTGGTGCGTTATGTGCTGCAGACTACAGccgaaaaagtgaaaaatattCGCCTTGAACCTGATTATAAGCAACTAGCTTACAGCAAACGTACATTCAAGCAGTTAACAGACATCACCAAAGTTATTTATGAACGCTGCATTCTTCGCTTGTCCGAGCTGTGGCGAAACTTTGACATGCAGACCTCCTCTCTGGCGGCTCTATGTTTTGTAGAGTGCCTACGAACAGCGCACGAAACGTATTCAAAGAAGTTCAAGGAATTCGTCAATGGATTTG ATATGTCTTTCCTGAACAAGAGCAAAGCAGTGACATACGTTGTCCAGGATGTGGTGAGCGAGTTTATGAAAGAGTATGCAAGTGATGACTCACTCAAAAATGATACCATTACCGCGAGATTGCCGGTATGCCTTCTGGAGTCATTGGAAATTCTTTTTGACCATATAGATTATGGAGAGCGTGCGGTAACTGAGTCCTATGCTTGGCTCCTCAATTTTTGTCGTACTTATGAGTTGGTGAATCCCGAAATGGGCTTGGTGCACCACCTTCTATTTATCCAGCGCCAGAAAACGCACTCGGGTCCCTTTTTTGATAGCATTGCCAGACAACTGGGGCATGTGCTTGGTGCTCTTAATGATGACATATCAATAGATCTCCCAGATCCAAGTCTAAAGTCGATAAGCACAGTGACAGCCGAGAGCTGTTTGCAGCATCTCTATGCTGCCGTCCAGAAGCAGCTTCTAAATGTAGAATACTTCGTCGTAAAGGCCAACAATTTAAGCTACAACTGCCAGCTAGTGCCTGAGTGTGATCAAAGTTATTGGCGTGGAAAACTAGATGTCATGGAACGTTCTATTTGCACTCAAATAATACTTATTTCGCGCACGCTCCTGGCTCTCACCAATGTCTGTATTCCCCTGGGACCTTCTATGGATGGACTAATGAAGTTGTTGATACAGCACTATGTATGCCTAAAGAACCTGACGAAGCACTATTTGTCCTGCTGCACATCAGATGAAAGCATTGCCAACATGCGAAGCACTAA ATTCGAATTGCTTCTACGAGAAGTGGGAAAGCAACTCCCGGCCAATGTCTATGAACTTATTACTTACATAGAAGCAAATACTCTGGATGAGGAcgcactgcagcagctcaaGACACGGAAGCCCAGCGTACAGGCACAGCGCGCAAAAGTGCTGCGAGAGACTCGCCTTATTCCCAAAGTAATAATGGTCATTGAGGACTTCAACAAGCACATTATTCTATTGTCTAAGAAGACCAAAACCTTCAATAGACTAACAGATTATCTACATCTGGGCACCATGCGAGACTTTGACATCAAATCAACTGATCTCAAAGCGGCAATAGAACGTAGTTTATCGGACACACATGAAATCGCTGAAGACGACTGTACTAGAGAGGATATGGAGGATACTGATCGTTCTAATGATTCAAACAATGAGCAGGAGGCGGAACCAGTACAAGCCCCTAACAAGAGACAGCGACGAAGACGAGTTGTTAGCATTGATACGGAGGAGTCGCAACCAAAGCGCAGACGTCGTCCCAAAGCGAAAGAAGTGCAGGAAACCAAACCGCAAAGCAATGATGAGCAGGAAAGCAACGAAGAGCAGTTAGAAACCGTTCAGAAAACGCCCAAGTCTACTAGAACTACAAAACAACTAACGAAAAAGTCCAGTCGTCTTTTGGATGAGGATACCAATACCAAGGAGTCAGCTGAGGAACCAGGTCCGACAGAGCAGCGTACAAAAGACATTCGCAAATCACAAGAGCGCGAGCCGAGGGAGAAGCGGCGTAGAATTGGTTTGCTACGTCCTGGAAagaaatga